TCATAGAAGTCATAACCAGCCAGTTTTACAAGTTGGCACTAATCGTTGTTATATAACTTCACAAAACCATGGATTTGCCACTGATGCAAATACTTTAGGAGAAGAATGGCAACAGTTATTTGTTAATGTAAATGATAATACAAACGAAGGAATTATTCACAAAACAAAACCTTTTTTCTCAACACAATTCCATCCCGAAGCAAGCAGTGGTCCAACAGATACGGATTTTTTGTTTGATAAATTTCTTGACCTTATAAAAAACAATTAAATAATTTGGAAATGTTTCAATTTGAAAATTAAAATTTAAGCTTATGCAGGGAAATAAAAAGAACATAATCGTTGAAATGTCTTTTCAGTTTGCGCTTGGAATAATTCAATTTTGTGAAGAGTTAGAAACAAATAAAAAGTTTATTATTTCGAGACAGCTACTTAAATCAGGAACTTCAATAGGAGCTAATATTAGAGAAGCACAGAATGCTGAAAGTAAAGCAGATTTTATTCATAAAATGAAAATTTCAGCAAAGGAAGTTGATGAAACTATTTATTGGCTTGAATTGTGCAAGTTTTCAAAAAGCTATCCGACTAATGAAGAATTGATTTTGCAAGTAAATAATATTCAAATGGTTTTGTCAAAAATAATAGGAACTGCAAAAAGAAATAAAGAATAAAAATAATTTGAATATTAAT
This window of the Bacteroidia bacterium genome carries:
- a CDS encoding four helix bundle protein; this encodes MQGNKKNIIVEMSFQFALGIIQFCEELETNKKFIISRQLLKSGTSIGANIREAQNAESKADFIHKMKISAKEVDETIYWLELCKFSKSYPTNEELILQVNNIQMVLSKIIGTAKRNKE